From Candidatus Bathyarchaeota archaeon, a single genomic window includes:
- a CDS encoding CPBP family intramembrane metalloprotease, which produces MLHTHLKMQKIVTKWRRLERSVMAFSEVAKALKAILVVALVVVVLFLVSSYVFAMFLGPTLFFFTPEGSAISRLQIQYPLYVQLFILLIFILPITPTYGTVFLFLCCVFVLCFVAGYKFRESLSGVIRKCPLRSIGSLFNNWLFAMPVVTSMLLIAVITIQAFQEAHGLPTGEPTLPPNHFEAFFLISYAPLFEEIGFRVSPIGAFLIVYLFWVRRNSASMWSWGQRLKLFFLSLIYPDGAKKMVGAKTVSDFGVIGGISLGEWGMVIFTSVAFGLAHYLFGGGWEVGKIATASMVGFAMGLVYLLYGVQAPILIHWFFNYYGSVIELASDFYPIVDPFFSTTLGITTILGVFGWLIVTIFGLYKLFRAIVKRIRPSEPLAI; this is translated from the coding sequence ATGTTACATACGCATTTAAAAATGCAGAAGATTGTAACGAAATGGAGACGATTGGAGCGCTCTGTGATGGCGTTTAGTGAGGTGGCAAAGGCTCTGAAAGCGATTCTTGTAGTAGCTCTAGTCGTTGTGGTGTTGTTTCTCGTTTCCTCGTACGTTTTTGCCATGTTTTTAGGGCCAACATTATTTTTCTTTACACCAGAAGGATCAGCTATCAGCAGGCTTCAAATTCAATACCCTCTTTACGTTCAACTATTCATTTTATTAATTTTCATTCTTCCTATAACGCCTACTTACGGAACAGTTTTCTTATTTCTTTGCTGTGTCTTCGTGCTCTGCTTTGTTGCTGGATACAAATTCAGGGAAAGCTTATCCGGGGTTATTAGAAAATGTCCTTTACGCTCTATAGGTAGTCTCTTCAATAACTGGTTATTCGCCATGCCCGTCGTAACGAGCATGTTACTCATCGCCGTGATAACAATACAAGCATTTCAGGAGGCGCATGGACTTCCGACAGGCGAACCTACTTTGCCACCAAACCATTTCGAGGCATTTTTCTTGATAAGTTATGCTCCGTTATTTGAAGAAATCGGTTTTCGAGTGAGCCCTATCGGGGCGTTTCTAATAGTTTACTTGTTTTGGGTTAGAAGAAATTCGGCGTCGATGTGGTCCTGGGGGCAACGTTTGAAACTTTTCTTTTTGAGCTTGATATATCCTGATGGCGCGAAAAAGATGGTTGGTGCGAAGACTGTGAGTGACTTTGGTGTCATAGGTGGAATTAGCTTAGGTGAATGGGGTATGGTTATTTTCACGTCTGTCGCTTTTGGATTAGCTCACTACCTATTTGGTGGTGGCTGGGAGGTTGGAAAGATCGCGACAGCATCCATGGTCGGTTTCGCCATGGGCCTTGTATACCTGCTTTATGGCGTTCAAGCTCCAATACTCATCCACTGGTTTTTCAACTATTATGGAAGCGTTATCGAACTCGCCTCAGATTTTTATCCAATAGTCGATCCATTTTTTTCCACAACCTTGGGGATTACTACGATTTTAGGTGTTTTTGGGTGGCTGATAGTCACAATTTTTGGATTATACAAACTCTTCAGGGCAATTGTGAAAAGAATTAGGCCATCTGAGCCACTTGCCATCTAA
- a CDS encoding DNA helicase UvrD: protein MRVIADLHIHSKYSRATSKRMNIDEIARFARIKGLNLVGTGDFTHPKWCKELSEELTKVSETNLYRLAKAPDSPVHFMITVEVSTIFTFESAVKKVHHVILTPSLETAVQISERLARYGDLSIDGRPTLDMSAPQLVEEAMEVSDKNVVIPAHVWTPWFSLFGAFSGFDRIEDCYQDMTKHIPALETGLSSDPPMNWRLSALDKFALVSNSDCHSSWPWRIGREANVFELERLTYDEVIDSIRKKDTRRFKFTIETDPAYGKYHWTGHRNCNVSLSPQEAIKFGNRCPVCRRKLTKGVEQRVEELADRPTGFGPKETIGYLHLLPLSEIISTVLGTSYPGTQKVWSVYNALISRFGDEYTVLIDAPIQEMSKIIDPRISEAIVRVREGKMKVIPGYDGVYGRLILFEEGREEKPLEKVNQRNITDFM from the coding sequence TTGAGGGTAATCGCTGATCTCCACATTCACAGCAAGTATAGCCGCGCCACGAGCAAGAGAATGAACATAGATGAGATTGCTCGTTTTGCTCGAATTAAAGGCTTGAATCTCGTGGGCACAGGAGACTTTACGCATCCAAAATGGTGCAAAGAACTGAGTGAAGAACTAACCAAAGTTTCGGAGACAAATCTTTACAGATTGGCTAAAGCTCCGGACTCTCCAGTGCATTTCATGATAACAGTTGAAGTGTCTACGATCTTCACATTCGAGAGTGCGGTAAAAAAGGTTCACCACGTAATCTTAACGCCTAGCTTGGAAACAGCGGTTCAGATTAGTGAACGACTGGCACGGTATGGCGACCTCAGCATAGATGGCAGACCCACTTTAGATATGAGTGCACCGCAACTCGTAGAGGAGGCGATGGAAGTTTCGGATAAGAATGTAGTTATACCAGCTCACGTTTGGACGCCTTGGTTCAGCCTCTTCGGTGCGTTCAGCGGATTCGATCGGATAGAAGACTGCTATCAAGATATGACGAAACACATCCCCGCCCTAGAAACGGGTCTTTCCTCAGATCCACCTATGAACTGGCGGCTAAGTGCACTTGACAAGTTCGCTTTGGTTTCAAACAGCGACTGTCACAGCAGTTGGCCATGGAGAATTGGAAGAGAAGCAAACGTGTTTGAGCTTGAACGGTTGACGTACGACGAAGTGATTGACTCAATTCGCAAGAAGGATACAAGGCGTTTTAAATTTACCATCGAAACCGACCCGGCGTATGGTAAGTATCATTGGACAGGTCATCGAAACTGCAATGTTTCTCTCTCTCCTCAGGAGGCTATAAAGTTTGGAAACCGTTGTCCAGTCTGTCGCAGAAAACTTACGAAAGGCGTGGAGCAACGCGTGGAGGAGCTGGCGGATCGACCTACAGGCTTTGGACCTAAAGAAACCATAGGATATTTGCATCTATTACCTCTCTCCGAAATTATTTCAACTGTCTTGGGAACCAGTTACCCTGGAACCCAAAAAGTATGGAGCGTCTACAATGCGCTTATCTCAAGGTTTGGTGATGAATACACCGTGCTCATAGATGCGCCTATCCAGGAGATGTCTAAAATCATTGATCCAAGGATTTCGGAAGCCATTGTTCGAGTTAGAGAAGGCAAGATGAAGGTCATACCTGGCTATGATGGTGTGTACGGTCGGCTTATTTTATTTGAAGAGGGAAGAGAAGAAAAGCCGCTGGAAAAGGTTAATCAGCGGAACATAACAGACTTCATGTAA
- a CDS encoding 4Fe-4S binding protein yields MTGIKKTASHVKTTIFRIDTARKIIQFCCFLLLNAIVFGLGPWPVLLPIVQSPGVPQKTVSDAFSALQVMLYQLTFPWLPIAAFLLTAVILGRALCGWVCPFGFIQDLLGYVKKRHTRVSLRTHGGMLKVKYGILAAVLFISVTLSISLALGVGKSYESAIGVFAPAPFNALDPADTLFAILPRMVLMVIYVPEALIAGILSDPLFWIRLTIMIATIVLVVYVPRSWCRYFCPIGALLAVLNRFTFLGLKRDPLRCTRAGCHTCVDACPMMIRILELPWEKFTDSECIYCLKCVDACPTRAIKPKFP; encoded by the coding sequence TTGACTGGAATAAAGAAGACGGCGTCTCACGTTAAGACAACTATCTTCAGAATAGACACAGCGAGGAAAATCATCCAATTTTGTTGCTTTCTGCTACTCAACGCGATTGTATTCGGCCTGGGGCCTTGGCCCGTACTCCTTCCGATAGTCCAAAGTCCAGGAGTCCCTCAAAAAACTGTGAGCGATGCCTTTTCAGCTCTACAAGTGATGCTTTATCAACTCACTTTTCCTTGGCTCCCCATAGCCGCATTTCTTTTAACTGCCGTCATTTTGGGTAGAGCCCTCTGCGGTTGGGTGTGCCCTTTTGGGTTCATCCAAGACTTGTTAGGGTATGTTAAGAAGAGACATACACGAGTTTCCTTAAGAACCCATGGAGGGATGCTTAAAGTTAAATATGGGATTCTAGCGGCTGTCTTGTTTATCAGCGTGACATTATCTATATCTCTGGCTTTGGGTGTGGGCAAAAGTTATGAAAGTGCTATAGGCGTGTTCGCTCCGGCTCCGTTTAATGCGTTAGACCCTGCTGACACGCTTTTTGCTATTCTGCCCCGAATGGTTTTGATGGTTATCTACGTCCCTGAAGCATTGATTGCCGGAATTCTCTCTGACCCGCTCTTCTGGATTCGACTCACCATAATGATAGCGACTATAGTTTTGGTTGTCTATGTTCCGAGAAGTTGGTGTCGGTACTTCTGTCCTATTGGAGCATTATTGGCGGTGCTAAATAGATTCACCTTTCTCGGCTTAAAGAGAGACCCGTTGAGGTGCACAAGAGCTGGCTGTCACACCTGCGTGGATGCATGCCCGATGATGATTCGCATCCTTGAATTGCCTTGGGAGAAATTCACTGATTCTGAATGTATATATTGCCTGAAATGCGTTGACGCATGTCCAACAAGAGCCATAAAGCCGAAATTCCCATAG
- a CDS encoding winged helix-turn-helix domain-containing protein — MDQHTISKETARRFLITKQGFHQGKEKTGTLEAIKRLECIQIDPVNVVHRNHHLVLHNRVSDYKLSYLDALLYKDRAVFEYWCNAKSIIPMEEFRYFRYRMQNYVEFHSPFYERLKAKREELKGMISHVLSTIETDGPLCAQDFKREGEVGSKTAKDVLNLLWDCSEVMIHHVEGNRRYYDLAEHILPKDISIEVPNREEYNLFMIRKYMRAYGFVDVRDWRFGWLSLKAPQRKLLVEEMVKDGKICSVKIEGIKHIYYVLEEYLNALEAIEDSFLEEKIHFIAPLDNLLWNRRMISEVFDFVYVWEIYKIPEKRQFGYYVLPILYGTRFVGRIDPKLDRASKTMIVNSLFLEKERFDDSLVVELAVALKRFLWFHNVSQVKIVKTKPKRLKNTLLVELNQSASDVQGEMVKRI, encoded by the coding sequence ATGGATCAACATACAATTTCAAAGGAAACTGCCAGGCGATTTCTCATCACTAAACAGGGATTCCATCAAGGAAAGGAAAAAACTGGGACATTGGAGGCAATCAAGCGGCTGGAGTGTATCCAGATCGATCCCGTTAATGTTGTCCACCGTAACCATCATCTCGTTCTCCACAACAGAGTAAGCGACTACAAACTCTCCTATCTGGATGCGTTACTCTACAAGGACAGAGCGGTGTTTGAATACTGGTGTAATGCGAAATCAATAATCCCCATGGAGGAGTTCCGGTATTTTCGCTATCGGATGCAGAATTATGTGGAGTTTCATTCCCCCTTCTATGAACGCCTGAAAGCGAAGCGAGAAGAACTGAAAGGTATGATTTCTCATGTTCTATCGACGATAGAAACTGATGGCCCACTGTGTGCACAGGATTTTAAGCGGGAGGGAGAAGTTGGGAGCAAAACAGCCAAAGATGTTCTAAACCTGCTTTGGGACTGCAGCGAGGTGATGATTCACCATGTGGAAGGAAACCGTCGATACTACGACTTGGCAGAGCACATCCTACCCAAAGACATAAGCATCGAAGTGCCCAACAGAGAGGAATACAATCTGTTCATGATTAGGAAGTATATGAGGGCTTATGGATTCGTTGATGTGCGCGATTGGAGGTTCGGCTGGCTTTCGCTTAAAGCCCCGCAACGCAAGCTACTAGTAGAAGAAATGGTTAAAGATGGAAAAATCTGTTCAGTGAAAATCGAAGGCATTAAACACATCTATTATGTTTTGGAGGAATATTTGAACGCTCTCGAAGCCATAGAAGATTCCTTTCTTGAAGAAAAAATCCATTTTATCGCCCCGCTTGATAACCTACTCTGGAACCGGAGGATGATTTCCGAGGTGTTTGACTTCGTTTACGTTTGGGAGATTTACAAGATTCCAGAGAAGAGGCAATTTGGCTACTACGTCTTACCAATCCTTTATGGCACAAGGTTCGTTGGAAGAATCGATCCGAAACTGGACAGAGCGAGCAAAACGATGATCGTTAATTCCTTGTTTCTGGAGAAAGAACGCTTTGACGACTCCCTTGTCGTTGAATTGGCAGTTGCACTAAAGAGGTTTCTCTGGTTTCACAACGTCTCCCAAGTCAAGATAGTGAAAACCAAACCGAAGAGGTTAAAGAACACGCTATTAGTTGAATTGAACCAATCTGCCAGTGATGTTCAGGGAGAAATGGTTAAGAGGATTTAA
- a CDS encoding DedA family protein, whose translation MAGEFWDWMYSFALQYGYFGVFLISAVGTASIVVPIPYTLLIYTLGALLDPFLLAVAGGLGSAVGEFSGYLFGYYGRKVIGKEQRRKMEFMVRVFDRYGPIVIFLFALTPLPDDLLFIPLGMTRYRFVKAFIPCIIGKTLMCFILAYSGRMSIEFIRATFGDGGWLATVVTAILLIAIIVAMLKIDWEKIFEKYVDVGAKETVEGNR comes from the coding sequence ATGGCAGGCGAATTTTGGGACTGGATGTACTCTTTTGCGCTGCAATACGGCTACTTTGGAGTTTTTCTAATAAGCGCTGTCGGCACAGCGTCTATAGTAGTTCCAATACCCTACACGCTTCTCATTTACACGTTAGGCGCGCTCCTAGATCCTTTCCTTCTCGCGGTTGCGGGCGGTTTAGGATCAGCCGTTGGCGAGTTTTCAGGCTATTTGTTTGGATATTACGGGCGGAAGGTGATAGGTAAAGAACAACGAAGGAAAATGGAGTTTATGGTGAGGGTTTTTGATCGTTATGGGCCGATTGTGATTTTCCTCTTCGCTTTGACCCCACTGCCCGATGACCTTCTCTTCATTCCATTGGGAATGACGCGGTATAGATTTGTAAAAGCCTTCATTCCATGCATCATTGGGAAGACACTTATGTGTTTCATTTTAGCGTATAGTGGTCGAATGTCCATTGAATTCATTCGTGCCACCTTCGGTGACGGGGGATGGTTGGCAACTGTAGTCACAGCCATATTGTTGATAGCCATCATAGTAGCAATGCTCAAGATTGACTGGGAAAAGATTTTCGAAAAATATGTAGACGTAGGAGCGAAAGAAACCGTTGAGGGTAATCGCTGA
- the endA gene encoding tRNA-intron lyase encodes MVGWITALKQSKRAAETNRNAESKIEASLKEKGVLVSSPEDIEELSLRGYGVSENEGLMLTFYEALFLLGKGIITVKKEKTGGKVNFQTLLQRFQSIDEDAWVRYLVYRDLRSRGYVAREGFGLGIDFRVYERGEYGKETAKYMIFGIQEGQPVSVEELARSLRYVQSLKKRLVLAVINRRGEVVYYSLSQLTLK; translated from the coding sequence ATGGTTGGATGGATCACAGCTTTGAAGCAATCGAAACGTGCAGCTGAAACGAATCGCAATGCGGAATCAAAGATAGAAGCCTCACTTAAAGAGAAGGGGGTCCTCGTTTCTTCACCAGAAGACATTGAAGAGCTTTCCTTACGAGGTTACGGCGTGTCTGAAAACGAAGGGTTAATGCTTACTTTTTATGAGGCTTTGTTTCTGCTCGGTAAGGGAATTATCACGGTGAAAAAAGAGAAAACTGGAGGAAAGGTGAATTTTCAAACTCTCCTCCAACGTTTTCAATCTATTGATGAAGATGCCTGGGTCAGATATTTAGTGTACCGAGACTTACGGAGCCGAGGATACGTTGCAAGAGAAGGCTTCGGATTAGGAATAGACTTCCGTGTGTACGAACGAGGGGAATATGGGAAGGAAACCGCCAAGTACATGATCTTTGGAATTCAGGAGGGGCAGCCGGTTTCCGTAGAGGAGTTGGCACGGTCTCTGAGGTATGTTCAAAGTCTAAAAAAAAGGTTGGTGTTGGCGGTTATAAACAGAAGAGGAGAAGTTGTGTATTACTCTCTTTCGCAACTGACTCTAAAATGA
- a CDS encoding histidine--tRNA ligase, with translation MSPFRTVRGMRDFLPKEAERMRYVEQVTRDLAQLYGYREVITPIVESYDLLAAKSGEEIRKRMYAFEDLGGRRVALRPEFTASIARLIATKMRNEPKPMRLFCVGSLYRYDEPQYGRFREFWQANYELIGSIKPEADAEILMLTYDLMEKLGLRNYWLKIGHVGIIRGILAQENVKKEQQNMVMQLLDKKQWDEALTAARKLGVSQRCVTTLKNVFKIRGKDVSQVLKKTETNVRDYESAVAAVENLREITELTRKSSTKFEMLIEAGFARGLEYYTGMIFEPYVPEMNIALSGGGRYDKLIELFGGEPTPAVGVAQGIDRLALAVKKQEFSPKIPEGKRVVIIPIDEKLRARVLELSLALRGVGIPVEVEVMGRTVSKALQDADRRNATHAVIVGLEELKEDKVVLRDMKKREQKTVKIRNLSQEILKT, from the coding sequence ATGTCACCGTTCAGAACAGTTCGGGGAATGAGGGATTTTCTGCCAAAAGAAGCGGAAAGAATGAGGTATGTAGAGCAGGTTACGAGAGATCTTGCTCAACTCTACGGTTACAGAGAGGTCATCACTCCAATCGTGGAATCGTATGATCTTCTGGCGGCAAAATCAGGTGAAGAAATTCGAAAGCGCATGTATGCCTTTGAGGACCTAGGTGGTCGAAGGGTGGCTTTACGGCCGGAGTTCACCGCTTCTATAGCTAGGTTGATAGCAACTAAGATGAGGAATGAGCCTAAGCCTATGAGACTTTTCTGCGTGGGGAGCCTCTATCGTTATGATGAACCGCAGTATGGACGCTTTCGAGAGTTTTGGCAGGCCAACTATGAGCTTATAGGATCCATTAAACCGGAGGCAGACGCGGAGATTCTGATGCTTACCTACGATTTGATGGAAAAATTGGGTTTGCGTAACTACTGGCTTAAGATTGGGCACGTTGGAATTATTCGTGGAATCTTAGCTCAAGAAAATGTGAAAAAAGAACAACAGAACATGGTTATGCAGTTGCTGGATAAAAAACAATGGGACGAAGCGCTTACAGCAGCGCGAAAATTAGGTGTTTCGCAAAGGTGCGTAACAACCTTAAAAAACGTTTTTAAGATAAGGGGAAAAGACGTCTCTCAAGTTCTTAAGAAGACAGAGACGAATGTTAGAGACTATGAAAGTGCTGTTGCTGCTGTGGAAAATCTACGAGAAATCACTGAATTAACAAGAAAAAGCAGCACCAAGTTTGAGATGTTGATCGAGGCGGGGTTCGCACGTGGTCTTGAATACTACACAGGTATGATATTCGAGCCCTATGTTCCAGAGATGAATATAGCATTAAGCGGCGGAGGGCGCTACGACAAACTTATCGAACTCTTTGGAGGTGAACCAACTCCAGCTGTGGGAGTAGCCCAAGGAATAGACCGTCTTGCACTTGCCGTGAAAAAGCAGGAGTTTTCCCCGAAAATTCCAGAAGGAAAACGAGTTGTGATTATTCCTATCGACGAGAAACTGAGAGCAAGAGTTCTTGAACTTTCATTAGCCTTGAGAGGGGTAGGCATACCAGTCGAGGTTGAGGTTATGGGGCGCACGGTTTCTAAGGCTTTACAAGATGCAGATAGAAGGAACGCTACTCACGCTGTCATCGTGGGCTTAGAAGAACTTAAGGAAGATAAAGTGGTTTTGCGGGACATGAAGAAAAGAGAACAGAAAACGGTTAAGATAAGGAATCTTTCTCAAGAAATTTTGAAAACATGA